In a genomic window of Desulfobaccales bacterium:
- a CDS encoding nucleotidyltransferase domain-containing protein: MTIWDLEMQNKDAMLNEVLRRLVEVFQPERIYLFGSKARGDAGPDSDYDLMVVVSDDAPPEKRRSRLAYQALRGTRAAADVLVWTREAFDSRLHLPPSLPATIIREGRLLYAA, from the coding sequence ATGACCATCTGGGACTTAGAAATGCAAAATAAGGATGCCATGTTGAATGAGGTCCTGCGACGTCTGGTCGAGGTATTTCAACCAGAGCGCATCTACCTGTTTGGTTCCAAGGCCAGAGGCGATGCCGGACCAGACAGCGACTATGACCTCATGGTAGTGGTATCCGACGACGCGCCACCGGAAAAAAGGCGCAGCCGCCTGGCTTATCAGGCCTTACGCGGCACCCGGGCCGCCGCGGACGTATTAGTTTGGACGAGGGAGGCGTTTGATAGCCGTCTCCATCTTCCTCCCTCGCTACCTGCGACCATTATCCGAGAGGGGAGATTACTCTATGCCGCTTGA